The Pseudomonas asiatica genome has a segment encoding these proteins:
- a CDS encoding pyridoxamine 5'-phosphate oxidase family protein — MLDDLLQTIWAQLAIPVGPVRNPYRLMQLSTLDEQGWPVSRTVVLRDADARARALYFYADRRSAKCTQIAVDPRVALTALSPCGLTQVRMEGLATLVEDIGHRRRCWSAARDKTQALFRHGAVPGQVIESPEVAYERILGGFEHFAIICIEPRALEWLDLTRPVQQRARFLRHEGLWQSSWLAP, encoded by the coding sequence ATGCTGGACGATCTGCTTCAGACCATATGGGCGCAGTTGGCGATCCCGGTCGGCCCCGTGCGCAACCCTTATCGGCTCATGCAACTGTCCACCCTGGACGAGCAAGGATGGCCCGTGTCCAGGACAGTTGTGCTGCGGGATGCCGATGCCCGTGCACGCGCGCTGTACTTTTACGCGGACAGGCGCTCGGCAAAATGCACACAGATAGCCGTTGACCCACGCGTTGCATTAACGGCACTGAGCCCCTGCGGCCTGACCCAGGTGCGCATGGAGGGGCTTGCCACCCTGGTCGAGGATATCGGGCATCGACGACGCTGCTGGTCGGCGGCGCGTGACAAGACACAGGCATTGTTCCGTCATGGCGCTGTGCCGGGACAGGTGATTGAAAGCCCTGAAGTCGCCTACGAACGCATCCTGGGCGGTTTCGAGCACTTCGCAATCATATGCATCGAGCCACGAGCGCTGGAGTGGTTGGATCTCACACGACCCGTTCAGCAACGGGCGCGCTTCCTGCGCCATGAAGGATTGTGGCAATCCTCCTGGCTGGCTCCCTGA
- a CDS encoding SDR family oxidoreductase, whose product MSVEKVAIITAGGSGMGAAAARRLAADGFKVGILSSSGKGEALAAELGGIGVTGSNQSVEDLQRLVDAVVEKWGRIDVLVNSAGHGPRAPILEISDEDWHKGMDTYLLNVIRPTRLVTPYMQRQKSGVIINISTAWAFEPSELFPTSAVFRSGLAAFTKIFADNFAGDNVRINNVLPGWIDSLPSTEQRRDSVPLKRYGTSEEIAATIAFLASEGAAYITGQNIRVDGGVTRSI is encoded by the coding sequence ATGTCAGTAGAAAAAGTTGCGATTATCACGGCGGGTGGCAGCGGCATGGGCGCAGCGGCAGCACGACGCCTGGCCGCCGACGGCTTCAAGGTTGGGATTCTCTCCTCTTCGGGCAAGGGCGAAGCGTTGGCTGCCGAACTCGGCGGTATTGGTGTAACCGGTAGCAATCAGTCGGTTGAAGACCTGCAACGCCTGGTCGACGCTGTCGTGGAGAAGTGGGGCCGTATCGATGTGCTGGTCAATAGCGCCGGCCATGGTCCGCGCGCGCCAATCCTGGAAATCAGCGACGAGGATTGGCACAAGGGCATGGATACTTACCTGCTCAATGTCATTCGCCCGACTCGCCTGGTGACGCCTTACATGCAGCGTCAGAAGAGCGGAGTGATCATCAACATCTCCACTGCCTGGGCGTTCGAACCCAGCGAGCTGTTCCCGACTTCTGCTGTATTCCGCTCGGGCCTTGCCGCGTTCACCAAGATCTTCGCCGACAATTTCGCCGGCGATAACGTGCGCATCAACAACGTCCTCCCTGGCTGGATCGACAGCTTGCCGAGCACCGAGCAACGCCGCGACAGCGTGCCGCTCAAGCGCTACGGCACCAGCGAAGAGATCGCTGCGACCATTGCGTTCCTTGCTAGCGAAGGCGCGGCCTACATCACCGGGCAGAACATCAGGGTCGATGGCGGCGTAACACGCAGCATTTGA
- a CDS encoding DUF1330 domain-containing protein gives MKGYWIILGTAVTDTQAQQEYGRLWAPIAEHYGARLKVLDSTALVESHTSTRALAVEFDSYAQAQACYADPAYSQAKAMALRAYRRELLIVEGDLG, from the coding sequence ATGAAAGGTTACTGGATCATTCTGGGGACTGCTGTTACCGACACGCAGGCGCAGCAGGAATATGGCCGGTTGTGGGCGCCAATCGCCGAGCATTATGGCGCCAGGCTCAAGGTTCTCGATTCGACAGCGCTGGTCGAGTCGCATACCAGCACACGGGCGCTGGCGGTCGAGTTCGACAGTTATGCCCAGGCCCAGGCGTGCTATGCCGATCCCGCCTATTCGCAAGCAAAGGCGATGGCATTACGCGCCTATCGTCGTGAGTTGCTCATCGTTGAGGGGGATTTAGGCTGA